A stretch of the Clostridium fungisolvens genome encodes the following:
- a CDS encoding AAA domain-containing protein, giving the protein MIFKSGFNKLYNKSQIVIEENCLNNEVSNDCFKYLKMLTSYINVSVDEDSTFLNKQYEKLTNISSSSVLANYLNPKKIKRIEKHQQIIFPFGFNISQKSATENALSSQISVIEGPPGTGKTQTILNIIANAIINDKTVAVVSNNNSATANVLEKLEKYDVDFIAAYLGKSENRKKFFERQQSNYPEFSKWKLEAEEYETIQIDLLNSQKTLEDMLEKQNTLARLKQELSSLNTELEYFNSYSNINKTTIKSYKTLFNNNSNLVMSFMVDYHLRLDKNQAFDLKYKLRNLFKYGIISFKFYKNSEEDIVEHLRKLCYELRFKELSKEIRAIEALLDNYSFKDQMKTYSEKSMRLLKAKLAKKYGEKQSRFTFSEEALWKNFDSFIYEYPVILSTTHSLRNSAAKNYLFDYVIIDEASQVDVVTGALAFSSAKNAVIVGDLKQLPNIVSSEIENITNNIFNHYHLNEAYNYSKHSLLSSIISLYDDVPKTLLKEHYRCHPKIIDFCNKKFYDDELIILTSGEENYAPLAVYKTVKGNHARGNYNQRQIDVIREEILTNLKSKKSIGIISPYRDQIVALQKVIEDENVEIDTVHKYQGREKKTIILSTVANESNDFIEDPNLINVAVSRAEDKLILIVSDSDIVNGNNNISDLIRYIDYNNFEIIDSNIYSVFDLLYSSYSEKLLEVLNRNKKVSEHTSENLMNAVIEKVLSYDKFKSLDKVMHQPLKMLLRDTSKLNEAEYKFAMNILTHTDFLIYRKVDKMPVLVVEVDGYHYHANNPRQLERDRMKDEILEKYNIPILRIRTNESGEEKRIYDKLLEVLE; this is encoded by the coding sequence TTGATCTTTAAGAGTGGATTTAATAAGCTCTATAATAAATCTCAGATAGTTATAGAAGAAAACTGCTTAAATAATGAAGTATCAAACGATTGTTTTAAATATTTAAAGATGCTTACAAGTTATATCAATGTTTCTGTAGATGAAGATAGCACTTTCTTAAATAAGCAGTATGAAAAGCTTACTAATATTAGCTCAAGTAGTGTTCTTGCTAATTATTTAAATCCAAAGAAGATAAAAAGAATAGAAAAACATCAACAAATTATATTTCCTTTTGGTTTTAATATCAGTCAAAAGTCTGCAACTGAAAATGCTCTTTCTAGTCAGATAAGTGTAATAGAGGGACCTCCAGGTACAGGTAAGACTCAGACAATATTAAACATTATTGCTAATGCTATTATAAATGATAAAACTGTTGCTGTTGTTTCTAATAATAATTCTGCAACTGCAAATGTTTTAGAAAAGCTTGAAAAGTATGATGTAGATTTTATTGCTGCTTATTTAGGAAAAAGTGAAAATAGAAAGAAGTTTTTTGAAAGGCAGCAGAGCAATTATCCAGAGTTTAGTAAGTGGAAATTAGAAGCTGAAGAGTATGAAACTATCCAAATAGATCTGTTAAATTCCCAAAAGACTTTAGAAGATATGTTAGAGAAACAAAATACACTTGCGAGGCTAAAGCAAGAACTTTCAAGTCTAAACACAGAGCTTGAATATTTTAATAGCTATAGTAACATCAATAAAACCACAATAAAGTCTTATAAAACCTTATTTAATAATAACTCTAATTTAGTAATGTCTTTCATGGTGGATTACCATCTTAGATTAGATAAAAATCAAGCCTTTGATCTTAAATATAAACTTAGAAATCTATTTAAATATGGAATAATCAGTTTTAAGTTTTATAAGAATAGTGAGGAAGATATAGTTGAGCATCTTAGAAAGCTTTGTTATGAGCTTAGGTTTAAAGAATTATCTAAAGAGATTAGAGCCATAGAAGCCCTGCTAGATAACTATAGCTTTAAAGATCAAATGAAGACTTATAGCGAAAAATCTATGAGATTACTAAAAGCTAAATTAGCTAAAAAGTATGGTGAAAAGCAGAGTAGATTTACCTTTTCTGAAGAAGCATTGTGGAAAAACTTTGATTCCTTTATATACGAATATCCAGTAATACTAAGCACCACCCATTCCTTAAGAAACTCTGCAGCTAAGAACTATTTATTTGATTATGTGATTATTGATGAAGCTTCTCAGGTTGATGTAGTAACAGGAGCACTAGCTTTTTCCTCTGCAAAAAATGCAGTTATAGTTGGAGATTTAAAGCAACTGCCTAATATAGTATCATCTGAAATTGAAAACATAACTAACAATATTTTCAATCACTATCATCTAAATGAAGCTTATAATTATTCAAAGCATAGCCTACTTTCTTCTATTATAAGTCTATATGATGATGTTCCTAAAACACTGCTTAAAGAACATTATAGATGTCATCCTAAGATAATAGATTTTTGCAATAAGAAGTTTTATGATGATGAATTAATAATATTAACAAGTGGAGAAGAAAACTATGCTCCTTTAGCTGTCTACAAAACTGTTAAGGGTAATCATGCAAGGGGTAACTATAATCAAAGACAGATAGATGTAATACGTGAGGAAATACTTACAAACTTAAAATCAAAGAAATCAATAGGAATAATATCACCCTACAGAGATCAAATAGTAGCATTACAAAAAGTAATAGAAGATGAAAATGTTGAAATTGATACTGTACATAAATATCAAGGTAGAGAAAAGAAGACTATTATATTAAGTACTGTAGCTAATGAATCCAATGATTTTATTGAAGATCCTAATCTCATAAATGTAGCTGTTTCCCGTGCAGAGGATAAACTGATCCTTATAGTATCTGATAGCGATATAGTAAATGGAAATAACAATATCAGCGATTTAATAAGATACATAGATTACAATAACTTTGAGATTATTGATAGCAATATATATTCTGTCTTTGACCTGCTTTATAGTAGCTACTCAGAGAAATTGCTTGAGGTGTTAAATAGAAATAAAAAGGTTTCAGAACACACCTCTGAAAATCTAATGAATGCAGTAATAGAAAAGGTCTTATCATATGATAAGTTTAAATCCTTAGATAAAGTTATGCATCAGCCACTTAAAATGCTTCTTCGTGATACCTCAAAACTAAATGAAGCTGAGTATAAATTTGCGATGAATATATTAACCCACACTGATTTCTTAATTTATAGAAAGGTAGACAAAATGCCAGTGCTTGTGGTTGAAGTAGATGGATATCATTATCATGCAAATAATCCGAGGCAACTAGAAAGAGACAGGATGAAGGATGAAATCTTAGAAAAGTACAATATCCCTATATTGAGGATAAGAACAAATGAAAGTGGAGAAGAAAAGAGGATTTATGATAAGCTTTTGGAAGTATTAGAATAG
- a CDS encoding DNA cytosine methyltransferase, which yields MQEDVLTYISIFSSAGIGCYGFKEEGFECIATNELLEKRMKIQRYNDKCRYDSGYILGDIKEKNNYKKILEAIDFWKIKHNIKNVDVLIATPPCQGMSVANHKKNLNEHIRNSLVIESIKVIKDILPNFIIIENVRSFLNTICTDIDGKDKKIKDAIDDNLSHLYNLSYNILNFKDYGCPSSRTRTLIIGVRNTLSICPDQLLPERTRELPLREVIGNLPSLKVMGEIDNKDLFHSFKRYQTRMLPWIEELKEGQSAFDNTDNNKVPHTIKNGTIIFNKKKNADKYRRQYWDKVAPCIHTRNDILSSQNTIHPNDNRVFSIRELMLMMSIPYSFKWTKYAEDKLNKMPLIEKQAFLKQEEMNIRQSIGEAVPTIIFKSIAKKIKKFYF from the coding sequence ATGCAAGAAGATGTCCTTACCTATATTTCTATATTTAGCAGTGCAGGAATAGGTTGTTATGGTTTCAAAGAAGAAGGGTTTGAGTGCATTGCAACAAATGAGCTCCTTGAAAAAAGAATGAAGATACAAAGATATAACGATAAATGTAGATATGATAGTGGATACATTTTAGGTGATATAAAGGAGAAAAATAACTACAAAAAAATTTTAGAAGCAATAGACTTTTGGAAAATAAAGCACAATATAAAGAATGTAGATGTATTAATTGCAACACCACCATGTCAAGGCATGTCTGTTGCCAATCACAAAAAAAATCTTAATGAGCACATTCGCAATTCTCTGGTTATAGAATCAATAAAGGTTATAAAAGATATTTTGCCTAATTTCATTATAATCGAAAACGTACGATCTTTTCTTAATACAATTTGTACTGATATTGATGGTAAAGATAAGAAAATTAAGGATGCAATAGATGACAATTTGTCACATTTATATAATCTATCCTACAATATTTTAAACTTTAAGGATTATGGTTGCCCATCAAGCAGAACAAGAACCCTAATAATAGGTGTTAGAAATACTTTAAGTATTTGTCCAGATCAACTTTTACCTGAAAGAACAAGAGAATTACCACTTCGTGAAGTAATCGGAAATTTACCTTCCCTAAAAGTAATGGGTGAAATAGATAATAAAGATCTTTTTCATAGTTTTAAAAGGTATCAAACTAGAATGTTACCTTGGATAGAAGAATTAAAAGAAGGCCAGTCAGCATTTGATAATACAGATAATAATAAAGTGCCTCATACAATTAAAAATGGCACGATTATATTCAATAAAAAGAAAAATGCTGATAAATATAGAAGACAATATTGGGATAAAGTTGCACCATGTATTCATACAAGGAATGATATTTTATCTAGTCAGAATACTATCCATCCCAATGATAATAGAGTATTTAGTATTAGAGAACTTATGCTAATGATGTCTATACCATATTCTTTTAAATGGACAAAATATGCTGAAGATAAATTGAATAAGATGCCTTTAATTGAAAAACAAGCTTTTCTAAAACAAGAAGAGATGAATATTAGACAATCTATTGGTGAAGCCGTACCTACAATAATATTTAAGAGCATTGCAAAAAAAATTAAGAAGTTTTACTTCTGA